In a genomic window of Nocardia fluminea:
- a CDS encoding DHA2 family efflux MFS transporter permease subunit produces MITTVEPATGRDPMRIALVLVVGMIMATLDQTIVNVAINKLSMEFHAGLSTIQWVATGYSLALGAVVPTSAWLVGRFGAKRLYLTAISAFAVGSVLAGLSWNIESLIAFRLLQGASGGLLMPVGMTILLRAAGPDRLGQLMSTLGLAILVGPLLGPVIGGYLIDEVSWRWMFFINLPLGALVLLLAVRVVPDDAPEPPRALDVRGLLLMSPGLALVIYGVTAAGESAGFATPAVLVPLLVGIGLIAAFVRRSLTISVPLLDLRVLGNRVTGTSAVLLAVFAGGYFGSMLLLPLYFQVVRGESALVAGALGIPFALASGVTMQVAGRLIDRIPPGRYLPASIMVALTGFVLFVIQLDADAPYWALCLTMVLMGAGGGGTLMPVMTTATRPLSREQQPAGSTVLNMISTTSMAIGTAVASVTLGALLPVTGGLQALHAMTADQRAELAPALADAFQHTYLIAPVMIALALVPALLLPRR; encoded by the coding sequence GTGATCACCACCGTCGAACCGGCCACCGGTCGCGATCCGATGCGGATCGCGCTGGTCCTGGTGGTCGGGATGATCATGGCGACGCTCGATCAGACCATCGTGAACGTCGCCATCAACAAGCTGTCGATGGAATTCCACGCCGGCCTGAGCACGATCCAATGGGTGGCCACGGGCTACTCGCTCGCTCTCGGCGCCGTGGTGCCGACCTCGGCGTGGCTGGTCGGCCGGTTCGGCGCCAAACGGTTGTATCTGACGGCGATCAGCGCGTTCGCGGTCGGCTCGGTACTGGCCGGACTGTCGTGGAACATCGAGTCGCTCATCGCCTTTCGGTTGCTCCAGGGTGCGAGCGGCGGACTGCTGATGCCGGTCGGGATGACGATCCTGCTGCGCGCGGCCGGGCCGGACCGGCTGGGGCAGTTGATGAGCACGCTCGGATTGGCCATTCTGGTCGGCCCGCTGCTGGGCCCGGTGATCGGCGGATATCTGATCGACGAGGTGTCGTGGCGGTGGATGTTCTTCATCAATCTGCCGCTGGGCGCGCTGGTGCTGCTGCTGGCGGTGCGGGTGGTGCCCGACGACGCGCCGGAGCCGCCGCGCGCGCTCGATGTCCGGGGGCTGCTGCTGATGTCGCCAGGGTTGGCACTGGTCATCTACGGCGTCACCGCCGCGGGCGAGAGCGCCGGGTTCGCCACCCCCGCGGTGCTGGTGCCGCTGCTGGTGGGGATCGGCCTGATCGCCGCGTTCGTGCGCCGTTCGCTCACCATCTCGGTGCCGCTGCTGGATCTGCGCGTGCTCGGCAACCGTGTCACCGGTACCTCCGCGGTGCTGCTGGCGGTGTTCGCGGGCGGCTACTTCGGTTCGATGTTGCTGCTGCCGTTGTACTTCCAGGTGGTGCGCGGTGAGTCGGCGCTGGTGGCGGGCGCGCTGGGAATCCCGTTCGCGCTGGCATCGGGTGTGACGATGCAGGTGGCGGGCCGATTGATCGATCGGATCCCGCCCGGCCGGTACCTCCCCGCGTCGATCATGGTGGCGCTCACCGGTTTCGTGCTGTTCGTGATCCAGCTCGACGCGGACGCGCCGTACTGGGCACTGTGCCTCACGATGGTCCTGATGGGCGCGGGCGGCGGCGGGACCTTGATGCCGGTGATGACCACGGCCACCCGGCCACTGAGCCGCGAGCAGCAGCCCGCCGGGTCGACGGTGCTGAACATGATCAGCACCACGTCGATGGCGATCGGTACCGCGGTGGCCTCGGTGACGCTGGGCGCGCTGCTCCCGGTGACGGGCGGACTCCAGGCGCTCCACGCCATGACGGCGGATCAGCGCGCCGAACTCGCCCCCGCCCTGGCCGACGCGTTCCAGCACACCTATCTGATCGCGCCGGTCATGATCGCGCTGGCGCTCGTCCCGGCGCTGCTGCTGCCCCGGCGCTAG
- a CDS encoding NADPH-dependent FMN reductase — MSATLDHVRTAPGPLRLAVVIGSTREGRFGPTIASWFVRQAGLRDTVTVEVVDTASIELPHTFGAATDHPSVTEATEKLARADAFVVVTPEYNHSYPGSLKNLIDTHHAEWQAKPVGFVSYGGISGGLRAVEHLRPVFAELHAVTVRDSVCFPNPWGRFDDAGELPAPNDADAAAATMLDQLTWWGEALRAARLAQPYGK; from the coding sequence ATGAGCGCCACGCTTGACCACGTCCGAACCGCACCCGGCCCGCTGCGACTCGCGGTCGTCATCGGCAGCACCAGGGAGGGACGCTTCGGACCGACGATCGCGAGCTGGTTCGTCCGGCAGGCCGGGTTGCGCGACACCGTCACTGTCGAGGTGGTCGACACCGCGAGCATCGAACTACCGCACACGTTCGGCGCGGCCACCGACCATCCCTCCGTCACCGAAGCCACCGAAAAGCTCGCGCGCGCGGACGCTTTCGTCGTGGTGACACCCGAGTACAACCACAGCTACCCGGGTTCACTGAAGAACCTGATCGACACCCACCACGCCGAATGGCAGGCCAAGCCGGTCGGCTTCGTCTCCTACGGCGGCATCTCCGGCGGGCTGCGCGCCGTGGAACACCTGCGCCCGGTCTTCGCCGAACTCCACGCGGTCACCGTGCGCGACTCGGTCTGCTTCCCGAACCCGTGGGGCAGATTCGACGACGCGGGCGAACTGCCGGCCCCCAACGATGCCGACGCGGCCGCCGCGACCATGCTCGATCAACTCACCTGGTGGGGCGAAGCCCTGCGCGCCGCCCGCCTCGCCCAGCCGTACGGGAAGTGA
- a CDS encoding MFS transporter, with protein MSTSLFAHRDYRLLFTAQVAALFGTGLTTVALGLLAYELAGGNAAIVLSTALTLKMVAYVTVAPIAGAYAGQLPRRQFLMALNGIRGAIVLALPFVDQIWQIYVLITLLQLASAAYTPTYQAVLPDILPDERDYTKALSAAQLAATMETLLSPMLAALALSLISFHWLFVGTGLGFAVSVALVAAARIPNAAAGDGAITERLAAGLRLFAATPRLRGLLGLNLVVAAAGSVVMVNTVNYARDVLGGDQSDVALLLAANGLGTMVIALGLPKILDRRGERPVMLTGAAVLLTGLIAALALSTLPTGEWHWPAALTTWAVIGAGTALILTPTGRVLRRSARPGDRPALFAAQFSLSHLAWLITYPITGWLVTAAGFTTTWATLAVLAALGIIAAVRLWPRHDPAEITHVHELGSVDPAILADAIQIGPRHFQHTHSYVIDPDHPRWPAKTLSYA; from the coding sequence ATGTCCACCTCACTGTTCGCGCACCGCGACTACCGACTGCTGTTCACCGCCCAGGTCGCGGCCCTGTTCGGCACCGGACTCACCACCGTCGCCCTCGGTCTGCTCGCCTACGAACTGGCCGGCGGCAACGCCGCCATCGTGCTCAGCACCGCGCTGACGCTGAAGATGGTCGCCTACGTCACCGTCGCGCCGATCGCGGGCGCCTACGCGGGCCAGCTCCCGCGCAGACAATTCCTGATGGCGCTCAACGGTATTCGCGGCGCGATCGTGCTCGCTCTGCCCTTCGTCGACCAGATCTGGCAGATCTACGTGCTCATCACGCTGCTGCAGCTCGCCTCGGCCGCCTACACCCCCACCTATCAGGCAGTTCTGCCCGACATCCTGCCCGACGAGCGCGACTACACGAAGGCGCTGTCGGCCGCCCAGCTCGCGGCGACCATGGAAACGCTGCTCAGTCCGATGCTGGCGGCGCTGGCCTTGAGTCTGATCAGTTTCCACTGGCTGTTCGTCGGCACCGGCCTCGGTTTCGCGGTATCGGTCGCTCTGGTGGCGGCCGCGCGCATCCCGAACGCGGCGGCCGGTGACGGCGCGATCACCGAACGGCTCGCCGCCGGGCTGCGACTGTTCGCGGCGACGCCGCGACTGCGTGGACTGCTCGGGTTGAACCTGGTGGTCGCGGCGGCGGGTTCGGTGGTGATGGTCAACACCGTGAACTACGCGCGCGATGTGCTGGGCGGCGACCAGTCCGACGTCGCGCTGCTGCTCGCGGCGAACGGCCTCGGCACCATGGTCATCGCCCTCGGTCTGCCCAAGATCCTGGACCGCCGCGGCGAGCGACCGGTCATGCTCACCGGCGCCGCGGTGCTGCTCACCGGCCTGATCGCCGCGCTCGCCCTCTCGACTCTGCCGACCGGCGAGTGGCACTGGCCCGCCGCCCTCACCACCTGGGCCGTCATCGGTGCGGGCACCGCCCTGATCCTCACCCCCACCGGCCGCGTCCTACGCCGCTCCGCCCGCCCCGGGGACCGGCCCGCCCTCTTCGCCGCCCAGTTCTCCCTGTCCCACCTCGCCTGGCTGATCACCTACCCGATCACCGGCTGGCTGGTCACCGCCGCGGGCTTCACCACCACCTGGGCGACCCTGGCCGTCCTCGCCGCTCTCGGCATCATCGCGGCGGTCCGGCTGTGGCCGCGCCACGACCCGGCCGAGATCACCCACGTCCACGAACTCGGCTCGGTCGACCCGGCGATCCTGGCCGACGCGATCCAGATCGGCCCCCGGCACTTCCAGCACACCCACTCCTACGTCATCGACCCCGACCACCCGCGCTGGCCGGCCAAGACCCTGTCCTACGCCTGA
- the mscL gene encoding large conductance mechanosensitive channel protein MscL, whose product MKTVFSGFKDFLMRGNVIDLAVAVVMGTAFTAVVTSFSKGLINPLLAVFGSTNELGLGVQLIADKPATFIAFGPIITAFIDFFMVAAVLYFVLMLPMKSLKNRFGTTKDAEPTETELLIEIRDLLAKQQGMSTDETVALSKERASESVEA is encoded by the coding sequence GTGAAGACTGTTTTCAGTGGGTTCAAAGATTTCCTGATGCGCGGGAACGTCATCGACCTCGCGGTCGCCGTCGTGATGGGTACCGCGTTCACCGCGGTGGTCACCTCGTTCAGCAAGGGGCTCATCAACCCGCTGCTGGCGGTGTTCGGCTCGACCAACGAGCTGGGTCTCGGCGTCCAGCTCATCGCCGACAAGCCGGCCACGTTCATCGCGTTCGGCCCGATCATCACCGCCTTCATCGACTTCTTCATGGTCGCCGCGGTCCTGTACTTCGTGCTGATGCTCCCGATGAAGTCGCTGAAGAACAGGTTCGGCACCACCAAGGACGCCGAGCCCACCGAGACCGAGCTGCTCATCGAGATCCGCGATCTGCTGGCCAAGCAGCAGGGCATGAGCACCGACGAGACCGTCGCGCTGAGCAAGGAACGCGCGAGCGAGTCCGTCGAGGCGTAG
- a CDS encoding SDR family NAD(P)-dependent oxidoreductase — translation MSIRTAVVTGASSGIGEATARELAKQGYHVYVGARRFDRVRRLAEEIGGTAIELDVTSEDSVRAFTDAVDRVDVLVNNAGGAKGLAPVIDADLDDWRWMWETNVVGTLRVTKALLPKLIASGDGLIVTITSIAALQTYDNGSGYTSAKHAQAVAHRTLRGELLGKPVRLTEIAPGAVETEFSLVRFDGDADRAAKVYEGIDPLHAQDIAEIVGFVATRPPHVNLDTIVVKPRDQAGPGSFARRS, via the coding sequence ATGAGCATTCGCACCGCCGTCGTCACCGGAGCCAGTTCGGGAATCGGTGAAGCCACCGCCCGGGAACTGGCGAAGCAGGGTTATCACGTTTACGTCGGTGCCCGCCGGTTCGACCGGGTGCGCCGCCTCGCCGAGGAGATCGGCGGCACCGCCATCGAGCTCGACGTCACCTCCGAGGACTCGGTGCGCGCGTTCACCGACGCCGTCGACCGGGTAGACGTGCTGGTCAACAACGCGGGCGGGGCGAAGGGGCTGGCCCCGGTCATCGACGCCGACCTCGACGACTGGCGCTGGATGTGGGAGACCAACGTCGTGGGCACCCTGCGGGTCACCAAGGCGCTGCTGCCGAAGCTGATCGCGTCCGGCGACGGACTGATCGTCACCATCACCTCCATCGCCGCCCTGCAGACCTACGACAACGGCTCCGGCTACACCTCCGCCAAGCATGCCCAGGCCGTCGCCCACCGCACCCTGCGCGGCGAGTTGCTCGGCAAGCCGGTCCGCCTCACCGAGATCGCCCCCGGCGCCGTGGAGACCGAGTTCTCGCTGGTCCGCTTCGACGGCGACGCCGACCGCGCCGCCAAGGTCTACGAGGGCATCGACCCCCTGCACGCCCAGGACATCGCCGAAATCGTCGGCTTCGTGGCCACCCGCCCACCCCACGTCAACCTCGACACCATCGTCGTCAAGCCACGCGACCAGGCGGGCCCCGGCTCGTTCGCCCGCCGCTCCTGA